Part of the Vigna angularis cultivar LongXiaoDou No.4 chromosome 1, ASM1680809v1, whole genome shotgun sequence genome, aaaaattagttattaaaaaaaattattattttaaagttttaagttagaggtaatatcaattttttatgtggatttatatttgtattttattggTGTCAAGTTTTCATGGTGAAATTCTCTCAAAAGATTTACTAGTGGTATCAAAGTGTGTGGATGATAAGAGGTTCAAGCAAACATGTCTCATTATAGTATAATGATGGTATAAGAATTTTTATTCATCAGTAAAATTCGTCagtaatacataatttttattaccaATGATTTTTCGATAAATTTTCTAGGTAAAATAAGCATCAAAGCATTCGCTTTAGCTTGCCTATGTGGTAGTAAAATCCattaatgattaaatttttaaaaaaatcaataaatttgtaggtaactcaattttttaaaatttgtttgtaaatCCATTAGTAGttgtgtgttttaaaatttatcgtTAATTTTGTTCATAAATCCCATTACTAAATTGGACGCCAATTTTTCCACTAAATCTAACGAGATGTGTATTGTAAATTAAATGAAGATAAGTAAgaagaataataaaagaaggaaaagaaagagaaagatgaggTGGTGGTAGTGGCAATGACGATGACAACGATGGAGGAGAGGGAGGAAGAGGAGCCAAAGGTGGTGAAAGGCGATGATGAATGAAGATGGTAACAACGAAAATggacaacaacaacaaagaagaatgaagaaggcTTAATCACAATAtttaccaataaaaaaaatagtgatgaTTACTTATTGATATTTAGTGATGAACATATTCAGacgaagtaaaaaaaaaaagtttaggtTTCGATTCCTAAATAAAGCCTACACGTCAAGAATAGACTTCGGTTGGTAAGAcaaccaaaatataaataataaaaaaataggctTCAGTCAAACGAAAGCGATAAAGACCAAGATCAATTGTTCAAATGTGAACCAACAACAAAGACAACAAGAATGATATGGTGTGCCCCAAACACAATAGACCAAGACCAAGACAAACTTGTAATGTTATGATGTCCCTGTTGGGAATCCAAGAGTGAGTCTAaatcccacattggatagaaatgagaaagtagagcaatATACAatgatgaaagacccattaacccattgctttaaggttttgggtaaagagtggtgcCGATCCTTTATATATTTGGTTCcaatgttattggtgtttgtgtaaaaAAGAATAATGCAGCAACGCTATATACAATAAGACCTTTCCCAAGTtgtaaaaattcacaaatatacTTTGACACGAAGGTAAAGTGAAATCTTTGTgcaaacattttcaaaaatatcattatGTCTTCAAATTATGTAtgtgaattaaataattttaggtTTCACATTTGAATATTTCCcctcatttttaatatttttatttattgtttatatttttcacatgAAATGTTTAACTCTCAATTTAAGGGTTCAATATAGCATAAATCATTTacttgataatataaaaaacttatttcttatttattcttttattttaatttttgttttatttgaataattattttgtttcctaaaataattttcattatctaTCAATAGTTCGAGTAATTTGAtatgaatgttttttttcttaaatttctaagatattttttttgttttattataccattaattatatatttatttatatatatttatttatttttgtgcaaTTTCACTCAATtatgtatcaaaatattttttttaatattttttgcttttttaaaatattttaatttattgtttattttatcataaaatattattttgatattttttatataattatttttatttctaactcAATCTCATACTCATAAATCTTGTTTATCATCATCAAACatgtataaaagtttaaaaaattaaagatttatgttaaatttaagtTGTTATAAATTTAATCTCGTTCATTATGTATGCTAAATTGTGCatgttacaaaatatatatatatatatatatatatatatatatatatatatatatattatatttaaatacatcaGCATTAAACATGTTTCATCATCAACAAATTCCTACACTAAAATAGTATAGTTTATATacttaatcaaatttaatttataaatctcTGTCATTTTTTCACAACTTAATGACTCTAAACCATTGATTTTGAGAAAGAACcattaaaatcttttttttaatccaTAACCTAAATAAATTcaacttgaaaaagaaaaagaaaatggagacactaagaagaaaaaaaacccTCCATGAAAGTTGCAAAACCTTATTATCATTGGTTCCTAATTGATGCCCCTTCtccttttatttaattctttaacaTTATGCTTCcactattatttaaaatcaaataacaaaaatgCAATTACATCTCATAAAacacaatattaatatttatttaggtCATATTCGTCATCAACTTTTGGCATCAGCTAGCTTCAAACTTTATTGACTTGTTGGTACCATTTCTAATCTTATCatacaatatattatattcCTCCCCAAACCTCTTTTTATGTCAAATCTAATTTTCATTCTACTATACTATAAGTGCCTTTGTCATTATacataattcattaaaaaactaattagtgtaataattttaatttatttaactaatttcattcaattaattgattattaacAACACTATAGTCTAATATGTGAAACTGTTTGACCCAAATAGTGTCAACTCTTATTTGAATAGAACGTTATGTTATTTCTTCTGTGATTGTGAGACAATAACTCATAATGTATTGCacaaatttcataatatatatattattttttttaatcacttCAAATGTTAAAAGTTGATATGTTGGCccctaaattttatttttaaatttaattttgtttgaatttatgTTGCTGATATTCATCTCACTTGTCACATGAAATAATGGCTTAACATTTTACTAATCTTAATCACATAATCAAATCAATGATTAAACCTTTGACAATAAAGAAAGGCAGAGAAATGTCCACATAGGATTCAAGAGCGATTAATGCTccaaaaagcaaaagcaaaagctGGTCAAAGAATCGGGAACATTACATACAGAATTGACGGCGTCAACAGAACCCTAATTCAACAAACACTGTTAGTAACGGAGGAACAGACTGCCTATGTTACTTTCTCTCAGagcagaaaataaacaaaatgaattAGGACGTTATTGTTTTCTCATTATATTAatagtaaaacaaataaaacccatacaaaatgacctaaaattttatatttttttattaataattattaatttttggaAATTGACATTTTATTGCTTATGGGGGAGAGTGCAAATATGAAGAAGACatgtaataatataaagtaTGATGTTTCTCGAATATTtcgtaaaaatattaaatgaactATTAATGTATTTAgcatttcaataaaaaaatgttgaccggcagatttttaatttatattatgaaagtTTTTATTGACCATCATTATAATAGTAACTACAgaagttaataaataaaaacttagtattaaaagtcaaaattatattaagttaaATGTTATATAGCTATTTTATAGTATTAATAGATTGATAGTTTGTTAAGTGTCTTTAATAATAAAGTGGTtgaaaaattagttattttttaaatagttactCTAAAGTACACGAGATTatgcaattgaatgaaaatattaaattataacgcatataaaatcatttaaataaataatatactgACTAATAGTGTAAAGttgttgttaaaataaatttactaattttataaataaaagataatctTTTAATTTCTGTTTCAATTTTGTAAAAGTTATGAAAGGTAAGATGTAGGTCATTGAATTTTCTGTGACATTTAAGTCTTTATAGGCTGAATACTTAGACCTATGTTAAAGTCTATTATTGTGATTTTCATGTACATCACTGTTTGTCACTTAGTAACTTACACacatgtttgttttatttttaatgtttagtttgatatattttattctccaaatattttaattaaccaattcaatatttaaacttataaaagttttaatagcatcaattttaatacaatGTTTACCACCCTCGACGTCCctcacaaaatttcaatttttttaaaattaaacaataactATTAGTatacgattttttttttatttctatgatGTATCAACACAAAAGAATAATAATCTTAGATgagaatttatttgttttaattagtttttctttattaatattttgttcaaaaatatattttttcttaacatATTAAACTTTatcattcaaaaaatataaactgCTTTTTCTTATTGacatataatttctaatattttcttttatgcaaATCCGTGCTTGTATAATAATTTGAAGTGTATTTGTTGGTAGTTGAAAATGAATCAAAAcacatatttttctcttaaaacaactgtaatttaatttttaaaagaaatttaaacaggatggtacttttattttttaatcaagtattatttttttataattcatatttaaagcaaaaaatttataagtttcAGTCAAATAACGTCTTCATTggaagaatgaaaataatataataaaagtgggatatttgttattattattatttttaatgtgtgAAAAATTAGTTGATAGGATTGACATTGAAGTGAAGGAAGTTAGAATGTGATGAAGAACAGGCATAAATATTAAACTGTAGagttaataaaatagttttaataaatgaaacattGATTAAGTATTCTTGAATTTCTTGTTTCTTGCAAAGGAAAAGAGGCACCTGAGTCAATGCAGGTCAGAGACACGAACCCACACACCATCTCCCCCGCAAACACTCTCTCACACTAACAGTGGCGTTTCTCGAAACCCGAAACTTTTCGCTTTTCAACACCATAAAACCAACAACCGCTTCAAACttcactctctctctcaatCCTTCGCTACTGCGCCATGGCTGAGCGCCGCAGTCCCCAAGCTCTCCCAGACCCGAACCCCGAACCAAATGATTCCGACAGAAAGCCGCACGACGCCAACCAGACACAACGACTCACCGAATCGCCCTCCCCTGCCGAGTTGCAGCGCCGCGAGTTACGAAGTTTCGGTGAGCGTCGCACGGAGTCCAATTTAGAAACCCTAGGCGGTGCCGTTACCTCTTCGGTGCAAACCCTTGCTGTGCAACACCATCGCAGTGACGGTAATGATTTCGTTCAGCGGTGTCCTTTTTTTCCGCACACCTATATGGAAATGAATATCTATATTTCGGTGACTTGTTTGATGTGACAGATTTGCACGGAAGCTCTGTTGCGTCGAATTCCAGTGGCAAAGCCGAAAGTAAGGTTAGAGAGCATTTATCTTaggatatttaatttaattattttggacGAGGTTGAGTGTTGTTTTGTGGGATCGTTTGTTTGAAGGGTTTTCTTGTAGTTGTGCTTGTGGTTAGGGATTTGGTATGTAGTGCAAGTGTAACCCGTTTGAAGAGTTTTGCTCAGTTGCAATTCTTACCAGTTGCTACTTATAGGTTAACTGGATCTTTGGATATTGTTTTAAAGCACCTAGTGTTTCGGAAGTGTTACTGTAGCTTTAAAATCTTCACTTCTTGAGAAAGGTAGAATGAATTGTGGGTGTTCctctgttttctttctttcatttttgtctttgtttcaTAGGTGTTCAGGATGATGATGGTTAGTTTTGAGTGAGTAGTCTGAGAACAATACGGATAAATCATTCCATCCGGATTAGAAATTATGAAACTTATTCTGGGAGAATACTTATCACGCTTCCTGGTTTCCCTTTATATCTGTTTAAAAAGTATAAGCAAATGCTTTGTAGTTTCAACATAAAAAAGAGTTCATACCTTCCTTATGAAGTATACTGTTGatggacaaaaaaaaatcaagaaactgATAACGAGCTGCAGTAATAAAAAATCCTATCAAAGGTGCCTGCTGCAACTAATAATTGACTAGTTACAAAATTGAGACCTGAATCTGTGTATTGCTCCTGCAAGACGCCTGTGAAGATTTTTAGAATAGTTTTCTTATCCCTGTGATTTACCCtgcattttcatatttaatgatgcatttatttctaaaaaaatacagTAGATATATAAACCATTCTTGAGCTTTTGTGTAACTTGAAGAATTTAGGTGAATTGATCCTTGACATCTACTAAAGCACCCATGAGTTTGTCTATTATGACCCTTTTTCACAATTAAGTTGAATTTGAGCATGACTACCAGGTATGGTCAACAATGCACCATGTTCTGTAGGGCTTGTGTGTTAGTGTGACTGGGGTATTTGTAAACCATTTTTGGACTTCACTTAACTAAGGGATTTTTTTGGAGAGGTACTTAGCCCTTTTAATTTTGGAATTTGGCTTCCTAACCCAATTCAACCTTGGAGCACTGATGATGGGTTCAGAGTTCTATTCTGGTTTGTGTATCAGTGTACAGGACAGTTCAGATTATGCACTATAATATGAAAGTGAAACACACAACTAATTTCCTTAAACTGATTGTAAAAATTAACACAACCCACATCGAAATTTATGGTACACCGAACAAACATTAACAAGTAGTAATTTGATTGCTTTTCTTGAATTAAGAATTCCTAAGGTAAAGAAATATTTGTAGTGTTTGAATTAAGCATCTGAAAGGCCATATATTTCACTTCTTTGGAACTAAAGTAGATAATTTCATACTCAGGAGACAGATGCACCTcctgaaaaagaaattattcaaGGAGAAGCACAACCACTTCCAACTCAGACAAATCGACTTCAGCTGTCTGTGTGTTCAACTCCATTGTCTGAACTGCCACCAACTTCTGTTATACATTCTTCAACATCTGTTTCTAGTCCAACTgtaccaaaacaaaaattatcttcTCCAAAGGTCAATAATGCACGTTTGCCAGAAGTAGATAAGAAAAGTTCCTCTGGTGGCAAAACATTATCTGCTGTTTCTGTTGCAAGGTCATCTGCATCTGATGGATATAACTGGCGGAAGTATGGTCAGAAGCAAGTAAAGAGTCCTACAGGTTCTCGAAGCTATTACAGGTGTACCCATTCAGACTGTTGTGCTAAGAAGATTGAATGTTGTGATCATTCAGGTCATGTGATAGAGATTGTTTATAAAAGTGAGCACAGTCATGATCCCCCACGGAAGATTAATTCTCTTAGGGAAAATAAGATTCTGTCTGCCAGCCAACCAATTGTAGAAAAAAGTATTCCAGACCAGCCTGTCAGACTTATGAAGGATCCTGATCCATCCATTTCCTCAAAAGAATCTCTACAAGAAGCACCCTGCAGCACTGATAAGAAACGGCCAAACTCGTCTAGTATGAGTAATGGTAaagttattttgaaagaggaacCTGTAAATGAGCCAGAGCCGAAAAAAAGGTAAGTCTGCATATGAATTCATACTTTAcggaaaaaagaagaagataataaGCCCATTTTCTTCTAATTGTGGCAGGATAGCATTTAAcctcttttctttaatttgataTCCAGAATGAAGAAAGGTGACTTAACAGACATGGATTCTCCTGTAAAACCTGGAAAGAAGCCCAAGTTTGTCATACATGCAGCAGGGGATGTGGGGATATCTGGTGATGGTTATCGATGGCGGAAGTATGGGCAGAAAATGGTAAAGGGAAATCTGCATCCCAGGTGCATGTCTAAATATTGCTTactttctgttttcttttccttttaatatgTCCAGTCCTTagcatgttttttatttttggcatTGACAAGTTAGCAGTATCCTTACacaattttagtgaaaaataagttgtatttagatttaaagggtgtcaatttaaaaaaaaaaatccgaTAAACTGTAGAATCCGAAAAGAAATTGTATGTGGGGTTTATTTGCTTGCATGCAGTTCAAAGTCAATGATGTACAATTCGAATACATTATTTCTAGCTTGTGCTTCTTTTTCCATTTAggttaatatttaatagtattGCCCTTCTCTCTCcatacacattttttatttcccTTTTTCTGTGGAAGTTCTTTCTAACTGCTGAGCTTCATAATAACCAGAAAACTGTATTTTCTATTATCTTCAGGTGAAAAGCTGTTGACTGCAAAATTTGTACTTAGTTAAAGAAAACTTTGTAgagtcaaaataaaaaataacttgaatTTTCTGATGAAAATATAGTAGTGGAACTCTATTTGTGATAATTGGcacatgttttgttttgaaattgaatGCTGTTGTTCATTTGCACAAAGACAGGCGTTTTTAGGCCTGCTTCCATAGAACATAGTAAAGTCAATTgtcagaaattaaaaaatagttgatTTTTATTTCGTTGTTGATCTTTTGAGTGTTGACTACATTATTAGCAGCCACAGATTAGTTTTTAGgtgattttttcaaaaataaaatggatCGGTGGATTTTTCCACACCATTAATGATTGGGTGAGTTTGTGCAATAAAAGAGTTGGAGTCTGTGTATATTTTCCTGTCTCTCATCGATGCAAACCTTCAATCAGTTGTAAATAGTTAGTCAAAGTATGAGCCAAATACTGATATATTTTCCCTTCATGAAGATTATCTCTGAACAGCCCAATCAGTAATTCTGGAAGTTTTTTTAACAGCTCTAGTGAGATATTGGGAAGGTCTATTTTCCAACTTAGTTTGGAGTTTCAGATATTCTGTATTGTGTTTAGATGCATATTCCTCTATCCTTGGTGCAACAAGTAATGAAAGAAGCATCTTAATTTACATAGAACGttgatttatttttcacttGTTTTCTATTCTCAAAATCAACTAGAGTCCATAAGTGGGGCATACATGTTCTCTTTATTGTCCAAAACCATTTGGATGCTAATATTCTCTAATTTTCGTTTTTGGTTTTGCATGTCTGGTTTTCTGTTGGAAAACACAAAAGTACGTTTAAAAAGTAACAGGAAAATACCATCTTGTTTGTTTTTCAGTTGAAGATGATTTTAAAGTGTGTTTAAGCATAGTTTTGCCTTGAAATTGAGTTTGATATAGAATTAAAGAGAGCTGTTTTCACAAACTCAGTTTGCAAAAGTAATTTAATCGAAACTGGAGTTTATGCAGCCTTAGTTTGTGGTTACATCATTTGCTCAACAAATAACTATCAGTACATTCCTTCCAAAACAGGGAGGATGTGATTTCTTGTCTTGAGTCAAAGATGTGTTGGTGGAGTGGTGTAGACCTTTGTTTCTGTTCCTGCTAAATCTGAAATAGACTTAGGCCAGAAACATTCAATGTGTCTATCCCTTTAGTGATAGTGTGGTGGATTTTTATAGAGGCAAAAATAGTTATTTTCCACTCCACAACTTAGGAGTAGTGGGGTAGTGATACTGTTATTAGGGTTTATTGTTCCAAAATGGGCTCCAAGCCCAATATGTAAAACccaaatattattaatatcttGTACTCGTCTAAAGACGAGATTCACACTATCTCAGACAGA contains:
- the LOC108345804 gene encoding probable WRKY transcription factor 32, whose translation is MAERRSPQALPDPNPEPNDSDRKPHDANQTQRLTESPSPAELQRRELRSFGERRTESNLETLGGAVTSSVQTLAVQHHRSDDLHGSSVASNSSGKAESKETDAPPEKEIIQGEAQPLPTQTNRLQLSVCSTPLSELPPTSVIHSSTSVSSPTVPKQKLSSPKVNNARLPEVDKKSSSGGKTLSAVSVARSSASDGYNWRKYGQKQVKSPTGSRSYYRCTHSDCCAKKIECCDHSGHVIEIVYKSEHSHDPPRKINSLRENKILSASQPIVEKSIPDQPVRLMKDPDPSISSKESLQEAPCSTDKKRPNSSSMSNGKVILKEEPVNEPEPKKRMKKGDLTDMDSPVKPGKKPKFVIHAAGDVGISGDGYRWRKYGQKMVKGNLHPRNYYRCTSAGCPVRKHIESAVNNSDAVIITYKGVHDHDMPVPKKRHGPPSAPLVAAAAPASMNSLQVKKPDSPQKKKVSTQWSVDTEGELTGEALELGGEKAMESARTLLSIGFEIKPC